The following proteins are co-located in the Haloplanus sp. HW8-1 genome:
- the ilvC gene encoding ketol-acid reductoisomerase, which produces MSETEFTVPVYYDDDANRDAIDGKTVAVLGYGSQGHAHAQNLSDSGVDVVVGLRKSSDSWAQAENDGLRVATPDDAAAEADIVSMLVPDTVQPAVFEAISDGMETGDTLQFAHGFNIHYNQIQPPEGVDVTMIAPKTPGHLLRRNYVENTGTPALLALYQNTTGEAKEEALAYAQAIGCTRAGVVETTFQEEVETDLFGEQAILCGGVTSLIKKGYETLVDAGYSPEMAYFECLNELKLIVDLMYEGGMSGMWNSVSDTAEYGGLAVGPEIVGEGVRENMDEALEQVQNGEFAREWIAENQAGRPSYTQLHRADRNHEIEDVGARLRALFSWADEESAEEAEAPADD; this is translated from the coding sequence ATGAGCGAAACCGAATTCACCGTCCCAGTGTACTACGACGACGACGCGAACCGCGACGCAATCGACGGCAAGACCGTGGCCGTTCTCGGCTACGGCAGTCAGGGGCACGCCCACGCCCAGAACCTCTCGGACAGCGGGGTCGACGTGGTCGTCGGCCTCCGGAAGTCCTCGGACTCGTGGGCACAGGCAGAGAACGACGGCCTGCGCGTGGCGACGCCGGACGACGCCGCCGCCGAGGCGGACATCGTCTCCATGCTCGTCCCCGACACCGTCCAGCCGGCGGTGTTCGAGGCCATCAGCGACGGGATGGAGACCGGCGACACCCTCCAGTTCGCCCACGGCTTCAACATCCACTACAATCAGATCCAGCCGCCCGAGGGCGTCGACGTGACGATGATCGCCCCCAAGACGCCGGGTCACCTCCTGCGACGGAACTACGTCGAGAACACGGGGACTCCGGCGCTGCTCGCCCTCTACCAGAACACGACGGGCGAGGCGAAAGAGGAGGCGCTGGCGTACGCCCAGGCCATCGGCTGCACCCGCGCCGGCGTCGTCGAGACGACGTTCCAAGAGGAAGTCGAGACCGACCTGTTCGGCGAACAGGCCATCCTCTGTGGCGGCGTCACCTCGCTGATCAAGAAGGGCTACGAGACGCTGGTCGACGCGGGCTACAGCCCCGAGATGGCGTACTTCGAGTGTCTCAACGAACTGAAACTGATCGTCGACCTGATGTACGAGGGCGGCATGTCGGGGATGTGGAACTCGGTCTCCGACACTGCCGAGTACGGCGGCCTCGCCGTCGGCCCCGAGATCGTCGGCGAGGGTGTCCGCGAGAACATGGACGAAGCGCTGGAACAGGTCCAGAACGGCGAGTTCGCTCGCGAGTGGATCGCCGAGAACCAGGCGGGGCGCCCGTCCTACACCCAGCTGCACCGTGCCGACCGGAACCACGAGATCGAGGACGTCGGCGCTCGCCTGCGCGCGCTGTTCTCCTGGGCGGACGAGGAGTCCGCCGAGGAGGCAGAGGCCCCGGCCGATGACTGA